The following are encoded together in the Sparus aurata chromosome 1, fSpaAur1.1, whole genome shotgun sequence genome:
- the LOC115587518 gene encoding B-cell receptor CD22-like, with protein sequence MSSSVSVDVQYAPRLPSVSVSPSAEIVEGSSVTLTCSSDANPPANYTWYKENEDSPKASGQIFTITDFRAEHSGNYSCEAQNSRGRNKTTVHLTVAVNSTMIVNIIRLTVVVLMLIPLLLLSLWTRKKKTLSSTTEPQEPVEMIELDSCPVYEDVSDFTAAQTEDTEQQEDML encoded by the exons atgctccaagacttccctctgtgtcagtgagtccctctgctgagatagtggagggcagttcagtgactctgacctgtagcagtgatgctaacccaccagctaattacacctggtacaaggagaatgaagactcaccaaaagcatcaggacagatcttcaccatcactgacttcagagctgaacacagtgggaattattcctgtgaagcccagaacagcagaggaagaaacaaaaccaccGTACATCTGACTGTGGCAG TGAATTCAACAATGATAGTGAACATCATCAGGTTGACTGTGGTGGTCTTGATGctgattcctcttcttctcctgagtCTGTGGACGAG gaagaagaaaactctgagctcCACCACTGAACCACAAGAACCTGTCGAGATGAtagag CTGGACTCTTGTCCTGTTTATGAGGACGTCTCAGacttcactgcagcacagacagaagacacagagcagcaggaagacatgCTGTGA